A window of Flavobacterium psychrophilum genomic DNA:
TTGTTAGCAACTGGTTTTTCTGTAGGGTTACCATACTTGTCAAAGTAGAATATAGGAGTCTTACTTTTTTCAAGAGCAGGAAGTACATCTGCAGCTTTACCTACAATTACAATTCTTGCGTTTTGGTCAAGGAAGTATTTGTTAGCAGCATTTTTAATATCCTGTGGCGTAACAGCGTTGATGTTTTTAATGTAGTTCTCATAGAAATCTTTAGGAAGACCCTGAGTTTCTGTAGTTAATGCGTAACGAGCAACAGTAGATGGTTTCTCCATGTTCATTACGAAGCTACCTACATATTTAGCTTTAGCATTTTTTAGATCTTCTTCAGATACTAAATCTGTTTTGATCTTTTTAAGTTCGTTAAGTATTTCTACAACAGCGCTGTCTGTAACTGCATTTCTTACCGAAGTAGAAGAGCTAAATTCAGATACGTATTTGCTTCCGCCTATTGACGAATATGCACCATAAGTCCATCCGTGAGCCTCACGCAGGTTAAGGAAAAGTCTTCCTTCACCACCACCACCCAGAATCTGGTTAGCAAGAAGTGTTGCAAAATATTCTTTGTCAGTCATTTTCATGTTTACCACATTGGTAACAGAAATTTCAGACTGTACAGCGTTTGGTACGTCAACAAAGTTAATTTGAGTGTACTGAACATCTTTAGGGTCAGAATAGCTAACGTTTGGTGCTTTAGCCGGTTTCCATGAACCGAATAGTTTTTCAATTTGTTTTTTAACGTCTTTAACTTTAACGTCACCAACTACCACAAGGTAAGCATTACCAGGTACAAAGTAAGTATTGTAGTTTGCCTGGACATCTGCAAGAGTAACATTGTTAAGCGTTTCTTCGCTTAGGTATTCACCGTTAGGGTGGTTTTTACCGTAAACAAGAACATTTCCAACTCTTCCTGCAATTGCAGAAGCACTTTTTTCGTTCGATTTTAAACCTTCAAGGATTTGAGATTTTTGCTTGTCAAATTCTTCCTGAGTAAATACAGGATTTAAAGCTCCGTCTGCCATAAGTTCTAATATCCTGTTAGAATATTTAGATAAACCTGCTCCATAAGCCGATTGAGAACCAAATCCGATGTTAGCTCCTAAAAAGTCAATTTCTTCGTTAAAGGCATCTTTAGATATCTTTTTAGTTCCGCTGCCCATAAGTGCAGAAACCATATCAGATACCCCTTTTTTGTTACCCTCAGCATATGGAGCATTGTCCATTGTAAGAGTGTAAGATACTGTAGGTAGTTTGTGGTTTTCTACTACTAGAACTTTTAAGCCGTTTTTAAGGGAAAAGGTTTCCGGTTTACCTATATTTACTTTAGGTGCCGGTCCCGGTTTTGGCTGTGGTATTATTTGTGCCTGCATACTTATGGTTAAAAACACGCTGGCTAAAATATATATTACTTTTTTCATGATCTTTATCTATGCTTAGTTTTGTGCTTTATCTTTAGCTCCTACGTAGTCTAATGTTAAACGTTGGTTAGGGTTAAGGTATTTTTTAGCCACCTCTCTGATGTCTTCCCTTGTGATAGAACGGTAAATGTCAATCTCTGTGTTTATAAGATTAACATCACCATATAATAAGTAGAAAGTAGCAAGGTTTTCTGCAATTCCCTCTACGTTAGAGTTGCTGCTTACATAATTGCTTTCGATTTCATTCTGTAATTTCTGGAATTCTCTTTCAGAGATAAGTTCTGTCTGTAGTTTTACGATCTCAGCATCAGCTTCTTTCATAATGTCTGCAGCAGTAAAGCCCTGCATTGGTATTCCGTATACAATGTATAAACCGTAATCTTCCTGGCTATAGTTAAATGCACCAATCTGTAGCGCCATTTTTTTGTCGTCTACAATTTTTTTGTACATCCTTGAACTTTTTCCTCCGGTAAGGATAGAAGAGATCATATCAAGAACTTTAGCTTCTTTCGTTTTCATAGATGGAGTCCTGTAAGCAGTAACAACCATCGGAAGTTGTACGTTAGGGTCTTCGTAAGTAGCTGTGAAAGCTTTAGTGATAGGCTGCTCCTCGAATTTCTGACGTGTTACAGGAGTACCTTTTGGTATTTTGCTAAAGTATTGGTTTATCCATTCTTTTGCTTTAGCAGGTTCAAAATCACCCGCAACTACAAGAACTGCATTGTTAGGAATGTAGAATTTCTTGTTGAAAGCCTGGAATTCTTCAAGTGTAGCAGCATCAAGGTGATCCATAGAACCGATAGTTGCCCAACGGTACGGGTGCACTTTAAACATGTTGCGTTTTACTTCTGCAATAAGGTTTCCGTATGGCTGGTTGTCAATACGAAGTCTTTTTTCTTCTTTAACAACTTCATTCTGGGTATCTACACCAATTTGGTTGATAACCGGGTGAAGCAATCTTTCTGATTCCATCCAGATAGCAAGCTCAAGATTGTTAGACGGGAATACTTCATAGTAGTAAGTCCTGTCGTCAGACGTGTTAGCGTTATTCTGGCCACCGTTTGCGGTAACTATTTTAAACCACTCGCCACGTTTAATGTTTTCAGTACCTTCAAACAATAAATGTTCAAAAAAGTGAGCAAATCCGGTTCTCTCAGGATTTTCATCTTTAGAACCTACGTGATACATTACCGAAGTAACGATAACCGGTGCCGATTTATCCTGGTGAAGGATAACATGAAGCCCGTTATCTAAATTGTATTCTTCGAATGCCACTTTTTGAGCTGAAGCAACTCCGCCAAGCATTAGAAGTGAACCCAAAGCCATTAAAGATTTTTTCATAAAAATTAATAATTATTTGATATTGCTAATTGGTGTGCAATTTCGGAATTTTGTTACAATAAATTTTAGAAAATTTTAAGGTTTCGTGATTTAGGGTTAAAAAGCGTGATTTTTTCACAGAAATTAATTGGGTCATGTTGCCTGATAAATAATAAGTTGTATATTTGCAACCTTAAAAAAAATTAATTAAACCATATTGTTATGTACGCAATCGTAGAGATAGCAGGGCAACAATTCAAAGTTAGCAAAGACCAAACAGTATTTGTTCACCGTCTTGAAGGTAAAGAAGGAGACGCGGTTACATTCGCGAAAGTTCTTTTACTTGATGACAACGGAACAGTTACTATTGGCGCCCCGGCTATAGAAGGTGCTTCAGTAGAAGCCAAAGTGCTTCAGCACTTAAAAGGTGATAAAGTAATCGTTTTCAAAAAGAAACGAAGAAAAGGTTACAAAGTTAAGAATGGCCACCGTCAGTCTTTAACGCAAATCCAGATTTCTGTTATTACAGGAGCAGGTGCAGCGCCAAAGAAAAAAGCGGCAGCTAAAAAAGCGGAAGCTACAGAGGAATAATTAACATTTAAAAACAAAACATCATGGCTCAC
This region includes:
- a CDS encoding peptidase M16, coding for MKKVIYILASVFLTISMQAQIIPQPKPGPAPKVNIGKPETFSLKNGLKVLVVENHKLPTVSYTLTMDNAPYAEGNKKGVSDMVSALMGSGTKKISKDAFNEEIDFLGANIGFGSQSAYGAGLSKYSNRILELMADGALNPVFTQEEFDKQKSQILEGLKSNEKSASAIAGRVGNVLVYGKNHPNGEYLSEETLNNVTLADVQANYNTYFVPGNAYLVVVGDVKVKDVKKQIEKLFGSWKPAKAPNVSYSDPKDVQYTQINFVDVPNAVQSEISVTNVVNMKMTDKEYFATLLANQILGGGGEGRLFLNLREAHGWTYGAYSSIGGSKYVSEFSSSTSVRNAVTDSAVVEILNELKKIKTDLVSEEDLKNAKAKYVGSFVMNMEKPSTVARYALTTETQGLPKDFYENYIKNINAVTPQDIKNAANKYFLDQNARIVIVGKAADVLPALEKSKTPIFYFDKYGNPTEKPVANKPVPAGVTTKTVLDNYIKAIGGEKAVKAVKTIATKSSGSLQGMPIVFSMKVSSDNKKAINVTGMGMTLMKQVINEKGGYMEQSGQKMDIPAEELKEMKADAVPFEELSLANNAEAKLKGIEAINGTDAYAIQSGKSTYYYDVKTGLKLADSREEQGPDGQKAVLFTYYNDYKEVKGIKIPYKVVMNVGVELDLTVTEAKINEGVSAADFQ
- a CDS encoding peptidase M16; this encodes MKKSLMALGSLLMLGGVASAQKVAFEEYNLDNGLHVILHQDKSAPVIVTSVMYHVGSKDENPERTGFAHFFEHLLFEGTENIKRGEWFKIVTANGGQNNANTSDDRTYYYEVFPSNNLELAIWMESERLLHPVINQIGVDTQNEVVKEEKRLRIDNQPYGNLIAEVKRNMFKVHPYRWATIGSMDHLDAATLEEFQAFNKKFYIPNNAVLVVAGDFEPAKAKEWINQYFSKIPKGTPVTRQKFEEQPITKAFTATYEDPNVQLPMVVTAYRTPSMKTKEAKVLDMISSILTGGKSSRMYKKIVDDKKMALQIGAFNYSQEDYGLYIVYGIPMQGFTAADIMKEADAEIVKLQTELISEREFQKLQNEIESNYVSSNSNVEGIAENLATFYLLYGDVNLINTEIDIYRSITREDIREVAKKYLNPNQRLTLDYVGAKDKAQN
- a CDS encoding 50S ribosomal protein L21; the encoded protein is MYAIVEIAGQQFKVSKDQTVFVHRLEGKEGDAVTFAKVLLLDDNGTVTIGAPAIEGASVEAKVLQHLKGDKVIVFKKKRRKGYKVKNGHRQSLTQIQISVITGAGAAPKKKAAAKKAEATEE